A window of Corticium candelabrum chromosome 3, ooCorCand1.1, whole genome shotgun sequence contains these coding sequences:
- the LOC134177302 gene encoding uncharacterized protein LOC134177302 isoform X1 — MPRAHTTCWRSRFISWATFLTLCTSIAEGRPSPRVFVKLLLPVAIGNEVAVNAGQNVIMTCAGVHHVLGKQLHWWKCRVDGDCELVHTGKHLVFPAVTPSNDGDYVCGDGQIRSEPMKLIVNTNTQRPQSQGSPHSHHAKTRVLPTTWQSRTFRSTLFRIPTLPISVERLSTDSTLWGTQQQSVSDEQSDDTMLLLISTVAVTVVVLVFLLGVLMFVVICRVWCTNLKAFKLKSINSWTE, encoded by the exons ATGCCTAGGGCGCACACAACTTGTTGGCGTTCGAGATTTATTTCCTGGGCAACGTTTCTGACTCTCTGCACCTCGATTGCCGAAG GGAGACCAAGCCCACGCGTTTTTGTAAAACTATTGCTTCCAGTTGCAATTGGCAATGAGGTGGCAGTGAATGCAGGGCAAAACGTGATTATGACTTGTGCTGGTGTTCATCATGTTTTGGGAAAACAATTGCACTGGTGGAAGTGCCGAGTCGATGGTGACTGTGAACTTGTGCATACCGGGAAGCATCTTGTGTTTCCAGCGGTGACGCCATCCAATGATGGTGACTACGTTTGCGGTGATGGCCAAATCCGATCAGAGCCTATGAAACTTATTgtaaatacaaatacacagagGCCACAATCGCAAG GATCTCCACATAGTCATCATGCAAAAACTCGGGTTCTTCCAACCACGTGGCAAAGTCGCACTTTTCGTTCGACTTTGTTCCGAATTCCTACCTTGCCTATATCAGTCGAACGATTATCAACTGACAGTACCCTATGGGGTACTCAACAGCAATCAG TCTCTGATGAGCAATCAGATGATACGATGTTGCTTCTGATTTCGACTGTGGCTGTAACAGTAGTCGTGCTAGTTTTCCTGTTGGGTGTGTTAATGTTCGTTGTGATCTGCCGTGTTTGGTGTACTAATCTCAAAGCCTTCAAATTGAAATCCATTAATTCGTG GACAGAATGA
- the LOC134177765 gene encoding uncharacterized protein LOC134177765, translating into MGWPSSHGDFRSLRPRPDSPDQYGKQPRAATWSLSKATENVKFKPNKKENEGAQRQLSVIEFRGQQKAVKFVEQTNGEDRAVPVYQALTQFDRTYSVKMCLSGVSLLLFTFLHGASSAGERLATSTVRSLDNMSIEVSPRFGLQCYFDSSERCCI; encoded by the exons ATGGGGTGGCCATCCTCACACGGag ACTTCCGTTCCCTTCGCCCACGCCCAGATTCCCCTGATCAGTACGGCAAACAACCAAGAGCGGCCACTTGGTCTCTATCAAAAGCAACCGAGAACGTGAAGTTCAAGCCCAACAAGAAGGAAAACGAGGGCGCCCAACGACAGCTAAGCGTGATCGAATTTCGTGGCCAACAAAAGGCCGTCAAGTTTGTTGAGCAAACGAACGGTGAAGATCGTGCAGTTCCAGTATACCAAGCCCTCACTCAGTTCGACAG GACATATTCCGTCAAGATGTGCTTGAGTGGCGTCTCTTTGCTTTTATTCACTTTCCTACATGGAGCTTCAAGTGCAGGTGAGCGACTTGCAACGAGCACTGTACGTTCTTTGGACAACATGAGTATTGAAGTGTCGCCTAGATTTGGACTCCAGTGTTACTTTGACTCCAGCGAACGGTGTTGTATATAG
- the LOC134176847 gene encoding uncharacterized protein LOC134176847 isoform X2 — protein sequence MVVACNTAACSLPSHNVTYTTRPSHSPTMLYKDSDSSTLLFRDGDNIKELCVPLSYTPKITSDVCTQLPSTKANLSGVISLGLDCQQTFDDLAQCAFKCPKITKECEPTEKTIYLRDACGHQHNSDVLSPTELSKSETHSISTTVLVLAVVISILGTVVIMAVIAWICHFRLKRRKRRQERQRNKEHPLNNL from the exons ATGGTCGTCGCCTGTaatacagctgcatgcagTCTTCCCAGCCACAATGTTACATACACGACACGGCCCAGCCATTCACCAA CCATGCTGTACAAAGATAGCGACTCGAGTACATTACTATTTAGAGATGGGGACAATATTAAGGAACTCTGTGTTCCTCTCTCCTACACTCCCAAGATTACGTCAGACGTATGCACTCAATTGCCTTCAACTAAGGCCAATCTTTCAGGAGTAATCAGTTTGGGATTGGACTGCCaacaaacatttgatgatttGGCACAGTGTGCATTCAAGTGTCCGAAAATTACCAAAGAATGTGAACCAACCGAAAAGACCATCTATTTGCGAGATGCCTGTGGACATCAGCACAATTCAG ATGTGCTATCGCCCACAGAACTAAGCAAGTCTGAAACTCACAGCATTTCAACTACTGTACTTGTTTTGGCCGTTGTGATCAGCATTCTTGGGACAGTTGTAATCATGGCTGTGATAGCATGGATCTGCCACTTCCGTCTAAAGCGCAGGAAACG TCGTCAAGAACGACAACGAAATAAGGAACATCCACTTAATAACCTATAG
- the LOC134177179 gene encoding uncharacterized protein LOC134177179 produces the protein MGRRNRRLSSLFHFTSFLVRVSQPYASLISASLISASLISCVQGRDADKAPLAVVCKRPNCNTDSVKVTADETVPFSCVTAATGSPVTDAQWTVHAGDNEELLDKGKCPAGPFQSCSIIDQMLTIHNHTAFLSPTDNFYTIRCCTLATNDTSAEFTVHVGFARLLTSLTQSPITPQVTYVESGSDPSPPKEHTENSTYSPLPEERETPSASETAASKQTATTAVKGVNGKRGTDGSTPHNSSEWSAEIIAVVVVVPVAGIAMIIITIVALRKWTKRSAKVQQTLATMTDQIDKRIDQDDKMFDQGNKLIANTVYTNQRLDELIGMKSDDFEQHVVTQARVDNSLASK, from the exons ATGGGTCGTAGAAACCGCCGGTTGTCGTCACTATTCCATTTCACTTCCTTTCTGGTTCGGGTATCGCAACCCTACGCTAGTCTCATATCGGCGAGTCTCATATCGGCGAGTCTCATATCATGCGTACAAGGGCGCGACGCAGACAAAG CGCCGCTTGCAGTTGTGTGTAAACGACCCAACTGCAATACTGACAGTGTGAAGGTGACTGCTGATGAAACGGTACCGTTCAGCTGTGTGACCGCCGCCACCGGGTCTCCTGTCACTGATGCTCAATGGACCGTCCACGCTGGAGACAACGAGGAGTTGCTCGACAAAGGAAAGTGTCCGGCCGGACCCTTTCAGTCGTGCTCTATTATAGACCAGATGCTGACGATACATAATCACACGGCCTTTCTGTCGCCAACTGATAACTTCTACACTATCCGATGCTGCACTTTAGCTACCAATGATACCTCTGCAGAGTTTACGGTACACGTCGGATTTGCAA ggTTGTTAACATCTTTGACTCAATCACCAATTACTCCACAAGTTACCTATGTGGAATCTGGGAGTGACCCTTCACCTCCAAAAGAACACACTGAGAACTCCACATACTCTCCTCTGCCTGAAGAAAGAGAGACACCATCGGCCTCAGAAACAGCTGCCAGCAAGCAAACTGCAACTACAG CTGTCAAAGGGGTCAATGGGAAGAGAGGCACTGATGGGTCTACTCCTCATAATAGCTCTGAATGGTCTGCAGAAATAATAGCTGTTGTGGTCGTTGTACCTGTTGCTGGCATTGCGATGataataattactattgtTGCCCTGAGAAAGTGGACAAAAAGAAGTGCGAAAGTACAGCAGACGTTGGCAACAATGACAGATCAGATTGACAAGAGGATTGACCAAGACGACAAGATGTTTGACCAAGGCAACAAGCTCATTGCCAACACTGTCTACACCAATCAACGCTTAGATGAGCTCATAGGAATGAAGAGTGATGATTTTGAACAACATGTAGTTACTCAAGCAAGAGTAGACAACAGCTTGGCATCTAAATAG
- the LOC134176847 gene encoding uncharacterized protein LOC134176847 isoform X1, with protein MVVACNTAACSLPSHNVTYTTRPSHSPTMLYKDSDSSTLLFRDGDNIKELCVPLSYTPKITSDVCTQLPSTKANLSGVISLGLDCQQTFDDLAQCAFKCPKITKECEPTEKTIYLRDACGHQHNSDVLSPTELSKSETHSISTTVLVLAVVISILGTVVIMAVIAWICHFRLKRRKRYTVTVQHTSYSSSMLTSWKCFVAVVKNDNEIRNIHLITYRCCI; from the exons ATGGTCGTCGCCTGTaatacagctgcatgcagTCTTCCCAGCCACAATGTTACATACACGACACGGCCCAGCCATTCACCAA CCATGCTGTACAAAGATAGCGACTCGAGTACATTACTATTTAGAGATGGGGACAATATTAAGGAACTCTGTGTTCCTCTCTCCTACACTCCCAAGATTACGTCAGACGTATGCACTCAATTGCCTTCAACTAAGGCCAATCTTTCAGGAGTAATCAGTTTGGGATTGGACTGCCaacaaacatttgatgatttGGCACAGTGTGCATTCAAGTGTCCGAAAATTACCAAAGAATGTGAACCAACCGAAAAGACCATCTATTTGCGAGATGCCTGTGGACATCAGCACAATTCAG ATGTGCTATCGCCCACAGAACTAAGCAAGTCTGAAACTCACAGCATTTCAACTACTGTACTTGTTTTGGCCGTTGTGATCAGCATTCTTGGGACAGTTGTAATCATGGCTGTGATAGCATGGATCTGCCACTTCCGTCTAAAGCGCAGGAAACGGTATACAGTCACAGTTCAACATACCAGTTACTCATCATCCATGCTAACATCTTGGAAATGTTTTGTTGCAGTCGTCAAGAACGACAACGAAATAAGGAACATCCACTTAATAACCTATAGGTGTTGTATATAA
- the LOC134177180 gene encoding uncharacterized protein LOC134177180, with the protein MKVVVFTLLCACTWVAPSTQQLENSEISLTVLGGGRHPAGRNLLLRCDYSNGSAIPVGVAVSWEKDGALLNSTLLGNRVKFIRRQLASRAMIIMDSVVNDSGRYRCVVGGQPSREVEITVVFIPEPYVNLLKKNFLCYEGDTLHIPLATKNILGFRLLFKEEDVGHLRYKHDSENATLTIYSIQPSDSGVWKVYGGNAVGFRIVTFNITVIGNTTSSVSQAATSVSPTSAPSVNVHVSLSDGTNVGLIVGATVGVSMGVLLIMMVLVIVWHRSGRACGSYTLPNDNKMDSITLKETDT; encoded by the exons ATGAAGGTCGTCGTCTTCACTCTCCTATGCG CGTGCACGTGGGTTGCGCCATCGACCCAACAACTCGAGAACTCGGAAATCAGCTTGACAGTGCTTGGCGGCGGTCGTCATCCCGCCGGACGCAATCTTCTGCTGCGGTGTGACTATTCAAACGGGTCGGCTATTCCAGTGGGCGTCGCCGTGTCGTGGGAGAAAGACGGTGCGTTGCTCAACTCCACCCTACTCGGAAACAGAGTGAAATTCATTAGAAGACAGTTGGCTAGTCGAGCGATGATTATTATGGACTCGGTCGTGAACGACTCGGGGAGATACCGATGCGTTGTAGGTGGACAACCAAGTCGTGAAGTGGAGATTACTGTTGTGT TTATTCCTGAACCTTATGTCAATCTGTTGAAGAAGAATTTCTTGTGTTATGAGGGAGACACTTTGCATATCCCACTAGCTACAAAGAACATACTAGGCTTTCGATTACTATTCAAGGAAGAGGACGTTGGCCATCTGCGATACAAACACGATTCAGAGAATGCAACTCTGACTATTTATTCAATACAACCGTCCGACAGTGGAGTGTGGAAAGTCTACGGTGGCAATGCAGTGGGATTTCGAATAGTCACATTCAACATAACAGTCATAG GTAACACAACGTCGAGTGTATCCCAAGCAGCAACGAGTGTGTCTCCAACGAGTGCACCTTCAGTCAATGTGCATGTAAGTTTGTCTGATGGGACGAATGTTGGTCTCATTGTTGGAGCGACCGTAGGCGTTTCAATGGGTGTGCTTCTCATCATGATGGTACTCGTTATTGTGTGGCATCGGAGTGGTAGAGCGTGTGGCAGCTACACGTTGCCCAATGACAATAAAATGGATTCGATTACTCTAAAGGAAACTGACACGTGA
- the LOC134177302 gene encoding uncharacterized protein LOC134177302 isoform X2, which produces MPRAHTTCWRSRFISWATFLTLCTSIAEGRPSPRVFVKLLLPVAIGNEVAVNAGQNVIMTCAGVHHVLGKQLHWWKCRVDGDCELVHTGKHLVFPAVTPSNDGDYVCGDGQIRSEPMKLIVNTNTQRPQSQGSPHSHHAKTRVLPTTWQSRTFRSTLFRIPTLPISVERLSTDSTLWGTQQQSVSDEQSDDTMLLLISTVAVTVVVLVFLLGVLMFVVICRVWCTNLKAFKLKSINS; this is translated from the exons ATGCCTAGGGCGCACACAACTTGTTGGCGTTCGAGATTTATTTCCTGGGCAACGTTTCTGACTCTCTGCACCTCGATTGCCGAAG GGAGACCAAGCCCACGCGTTTTTGTAAAACTATTGCTTCCAGTTGCAATTGGCAATGAGGTGGCAGTGAATGCAGGGCAAAACGTGATTATGACTTGTGCTGGTGTTCATCATGTTTTGGGAAAACAATTGCACTGGTGGAAGTGCCGAGTCGATGGTGACTGTGAACTTGTGCATACCGGGAAGCATCTTGTGTTTCCAGCGGTGACGCCATCCAATGATGGTGACTACGTTTGCGGTGATGGCCAAATCCGATCAGAGCCTATGAAACTTATTgtaaatacaaatacacagagGCCACAATCGCAAG GATCTCCACATAGTCATCATGCAAAAACTCGGGTTCTTCCAACCACGTGGCAAAGTCGCACTTTTCGTTCGACTTTGTTCCGAATTCCTACCTTGCCTATATCAGTCGAACGATTATCAACTGACAGTACCCTATGGGGTACTCAACAGCAATCAG TCTCTGATGAGCAATCAGATGATACGATGTTGCTTCTGATTTCGACTGTGGCTGTAACAGTAGTCGTGCTAGTTTTCCTGTTGGGTGTGTTAATGTTCGTTGTGATCTGCCGTGTTTGGTGTACTAATCTCAAAGCCTTCAAATTGAAATCCATTAATTCGTG A
- the LOC134177114 gene encoding uncharacterized protein LOC134177114, which translates to MRGEFQCCWQARCSNKILMNVYVPPKLRGLSPSPNTNFPLHSTVTMIVEIKFCQRNHITSKNNFHCHWVKDEILVSGGTCNNEVNTTKPTQNITLTKPLVESNDTGCYQLLFSNAYGHWLSNRLCVNVTGPLPRVPYSVTAQAVRLTSGDSGINVSWTDSVSTLSSNHFNTGKIRHLVVQYRTTGARVWKEDIIKTVNNHTHIIRHLLPCEPYEVTVTAVNQFGSSKPTPITEVTTTPNSTSPQFIIGKDLQKLLLKKYNSDPLMACIRTNISNDVIHSLCNLPATDSGNVPHSALHHDRVYVTNWNCSSSLSANNCYWTCPLLIATCPSGYNKFSIKRQCQHENPKHEKESQNITIAVVVSTVLGFILICCLVACVIWCKRSALATVSWKTRHHQTNVCPLFCCC; encoded by the exons ATGAGAGGAGAATTTCAATGTTGCTGGCAAGCCAGATGCAGCAATAAAATACTAATGAACGTCTATG TTCCTCCCAAACTTCGAGGGCTTTCGCCATCGCCAAATACTAACTTTCCTCTGCATTCGACTGTCACTATGATTGTAGAGATCAAATTCTGCCAGCGAAATCACATAACAAGCAAGAACAACTTTCACTGCCATTGGGTCAAGGATGAGATTTTAGTCAGTGGTGGTACGTGTAACAACGAAGTAAATACAACAAAGCCTACACAGAATATCACGCTAACAAAACCCCTCGTAGAATCCAATGATACTGGTTGCTATCAGCTACTGTTCAGCAATGCATATGGACATTGGCTTTCAAACAGACTGTGTGTAAATGTTACAG GTCCTCTGCCACGAGTCCCGTACTCGGTAACAGCACAAGCAGTTCGGTTGACGTCTGGGGATTCAGGCATCAATGTATCTTGGACAGACTCAGTTTCAACACTTTCTTCTAATCATTTCAATACTGGCAAAATCAGACATCTTGTTGTACAATACAGAACTACTGGAGCaagagtgtggaaagaagaTATCATTAAAACAGTCAATAATCACACTCACATCATTCGTCATCTATTACCATGTGAGCCATATGAAGTGACAGTAACGGCTGTCAACCAGTTTGGTTCGAGTAAGCCAACACCAATTACAGAAGTCACTACTACCCCAAATTCAACAA GTCCACAATTTATTATTGGGAAAGACTTGCAAAAGCTTCTGTTGAAGAAATACAACTCGGACCCATTGATGGCTTGCATTCGTACGAATAtcagtaatgatgtaattCACAGCCTTTGCAATCTCCCTGCAACTGACTCTGGCAACGTGCCACATTCGGCGCTTCATCACGACAGAGTGTATGTTACGAACTGGAATTGCTCATCTTCTTTATCTGCAAACAACTGTTACTGGACTTGCCCACTCCTAATAGCCACTTGCCCAAGTGGCTATAATAAGTTTTCAATCAAACGCCAATGTCAACATG AAAATCCCAAGCATGAGAAAGAAAGCCAGAACATAACAATTGCTGTTGTGGTTTCAACAGTATTGGGATTTATACTCATCTGCTGTCTTGTGGCATGTGTAATATGGTGCAAAAGATCAGCACTAGCGACGGTGTCTTGGAAAACGAGACATCATCAAACtaatgtctgtccattgttctGCTGTTGCTAA